In the genome of Neodiprion pinetum isolate iyNeoPine1 chromosome 2, iyNeoPine1.2, whole genome shotgun sequence, one region contains:
- the LOC124211709 gene encoding uncharacterized protein translates to MSVHGGTNVTRFVMENADRRSSAQDAFDENLTLVQVVSEVVQELESQREMSETEYEQFLADVWIGVVLTLMVLSCVCCMCSCLLYHKFQQWKRHVLEQRAAASRDPDCRGGDTESLPSYTLVSGLPSYEEALQQLKQVQAMRRGLDYVVVDCEKQVEAQTPSPIGSASLNHTNCAQTNQMSRLSVAELLQFYKIQQQQQQQQQPQQEPQQQPQQQSQQQLPPYQQQIEVDVQQQVIAKI, encoded by the exons ATGTCCGTTCACGGTGGGACCAACGTTACTCGGTTCGTAATGGAGAACGCAGATCGTCGCTCTTCGGCCCAGGACGCGTTCGATGAAAACCTGACCTTGGTTCAGGTCGTGTCGGAAGTCGTCCAGGAGCTCGAGAGCCAGAGGGAAATGAGCGAGACCGAATACGAGCAGTTTCTTGCCGATGTATGGATCGGCGTTGTACTCACCCTGATGGTCCTCAGCTGCGTCTGCTGCATGTGTTCCTGTCTGCTCTACCACAAGTTTCAGCAGTGGAAACGACACG TGCTGGAGCAAAGAGCTGCGGCATCGAGAGACCCGGACTGCCGAGGAGGAGACACGGAGAGTCTTCCTTCGTACACCCTAGTATCCGGTCTTCCGAGCTATGAGGAGGCTCTGCAGCAGCTTAAACAGGTTCAGGCCATGCGACGAGGGCTCGACTACGTGGTCGTCGATTGCGAAAAGCAGGTGGAAGCTCAGACACCGTCGCCAATCGGGTCGGCGTCTTTGAACCATACGAACTGCGCACAGACTAATCAGATGTCGAGGCTGTCAGTGGCGGAGTTGCTGCAGTTTTATAAAAtccagcagcagcaacagcaacagcaacagccgCAGCAAGAGCCACAGCAACAGCCACAGCAACAGTCACAGCAACAGCTGCCTCCGTATCAGCAGCAGATTGAAGTTGACGTTCAGCAGCAGGTAATAGCCAAGATCTGA
- the msl-2 gene encoding E3 ubiquitin-protein ligase MSL2: MNATSLYVSTCRLVLQADAEDANSWTDLYRLVPYLRQSLSCTVCSNLLIEPHTPTETNCQHHVCKSCKGGRKKLKPSCSWCKDYDKYVENVQLRILLQCYKKLCEYLSSTNIYRNLIISISSNNSNNGASTMGASSLMELIQEGAGFKDEFKSNAGLSKSAYSILPCIYTSTTSTQTQGNSIQTTESISPVIPESPAIRTVSNGSSIYSVMYAGSGNKITIKRKAAAADEVELGQQEVDGTSQSSIGAVKCIPSSHLTYGTSSQKKSSKISKSAGNFKKPRSSSTRSKRKGCRCGNATAIPGKLTCCGQRCPCYVESKPCVECRCRGCRNPHTADGLKIRPHIPELHNLQLQLSTPVDCDSLSSDPLSSVQQCLSTSPTTIQVLNVYSTPRLDIDNVPQNLPAALLVGEDAMVSTESEADDSDVQIDV; encoded by the exons ATGAACGCTACAAGTTTATATGTGTCAACCTGCAGATTAGTTTTGCAAGCTGATGCTGAAGATGCTAATTCATGGACAGATTTGTATAGGCTAGTTCCTTACCTAAGGCAAAGTTTAAGCTGTACGGTATGCTCAAATTTATTAATCGAACCGCACACACCCACCGAAACAAACTGTCAGCACCATGTGTGCAAGAGCTGTAAGGGTGGTCGTAAGAAATTAAAACCATCGTGCAGTTGGTGCAAGGACTACGACAAGTACGTGGAGAACGTTCAACTCCGAATACTGTTACAGTGTTACAAGAAACTATGCGAATATCTGTCGAGCACCAACATATACCGCAACTTAATTATATCCATATCGTCTAACAATTCTAACAACGGAGCGTCTACAATGGGAGCGTCTAGTCTTATGGAATTAATTCAAGAAGGTGCAGGATTCAAAGATGAATTCAAGAGCAATGCAGGACTCTCTAAATCGGCTTACAGTATACTGCCCTGTATTTATACAAGTACAACGTCGACCCAGACTCAAGGGAATTCAATACAAACTACGGAGAGTATATCCCCAGTTATACCTG AGTCCCCAGCGATACGAACCGTCTCTAATGGCTCCTCAATTTATTCAGTAATGTATGCCGGCTCGggtaataaaataacaattaaaagaAAGGCTGCGGCTGCGGATGAGGTCGAACTGGGCCAGCAAGAAGTTGATGGTACATCGCAGAGCTCCATCGGGGCTGTTAAATGCATTCCAAGCTCTCACCTTACCTATGGAACTTCGTCTCAGAAAAAGTCATCGAAGATCAGCAAA TCGGcaggtaattttaaaaaaccaaGATCGAGTTCAACACGGAGTAAAAGAAAAGGATGCAGATGCGGCAATGCAACCGCAATACCTGGGAAATTAACATGTTGCGGACAGAGATGTCCATGTTATGTTGAAAGCAAACCGTGTGTCGAGTGCAGGTGTAGAGGTTGTCGAAATCCTCACACAGCCGACGGGTTAAAG ATTCGTCCTCATATACCAGAGCTGCATAATCTTCAATTGCAGTTATCAACGCCTGTAGATTGTGATTCTTTATCCTCAGATCCATTGAGTTCGGTTCAGCAGTGTCTCTCTACTTCTCCAACGACTATTCAAGTATTGAATGTTTATTCTACGCCTAGACTAGATATAGATAATGTACCTCAAAATTTACCAGCTGCACTCCTAGTTGGAGAAGATGCGATGGTCAGTACAGAAAGCGAAGCTGATGATAGCGACGTACAAATCGATGTGTGA